From Eleftheria terrae, the proteins below share one genomic window:
- a CDS encoding galactose-binding domain-containing protein, which yields MDRNCLPAVHATGITARLGALPAFLSLALAACGGGGAGSGGSGPGTPATPRSGSPSSLRATRQAAVIAPREDALVGALTPTADAPEKGMWSPLVPWPVMAAHATLLPDGRVLSFGTQPPDIEQAEARTFDVWTPALGLVPEAHRTVPNPTKVDSFCTASTMGPDGMVLMVGGDNPSLYATTQWDPDRDLLRLRAAQPQLPRYYATLVRLGDNRILLLGGNNKPRLPELYAETPEVFTAATGWRLLRGAKSSELFGKFDSRWWYPRAWLAADGRVVGVSNDRLWRLDPAGDGHIEALGETGHRLGVSGTGLMFRPGKLLLLGGGQLSNVDPAPATAQATVVDFTGPQPQVMPVAPMAHARNWGTAVVLPDGQVMVTSGTSVGNNGAKAVFPAELWQPDSGQWRLLAPAAERRLYHSLAMLLPSGAVLNAGGGSPGPIYAQNAQVFFPPYFFRRAADGQVVWADRPGIRSVPPYFGYGPASDGRLLLRDARRIASVALISAGAVTHSHSTDMRYVPLPFSQRGRQLTLHLSQLDNLRVPPGHYQLHVVDTQGVPSAAAVVEFRTEPRNIAPLGSPSQSTTWSSETVAGRAIDGRLSGFTATGGKDVAPSWRLDLPQSRPLSQISLFNRLGSCEATGDCRTRLRDITVSVLDDAGTPVWTSALLNPENELASPDRLHIDLTDLAGTAVRGRSIVVRREPDPDLSGSAGLGGEAERRVLSLTEVLVEEGALNLALHRPASQSSTAGGAVASRAVDGGLGAELAGGSVTQTASSRQPWWQVDLGSAQALKSIRLWNRFDPCCAGRLADFHVLLSEAPFGSDDLATERQRPGVTDLYVASLDGERAIELAVPGQRSARYLRVWLNGSEALSLTEVEVFAP from the coding sequence ATGGACAGGAACTGTCTTCCGGCGGTACACGCCACCGGCATCACCGCCCGGCTGGGCGCATTGCCGGCCTTCCTCAGCCTGGCCCTCGCCGCCTGCGGCGGCGGGGGCGCTGGCAGCGGCGGCAGTGGACCGGGCACACCGGCCACCCCCCGCAGCGGCAGCCCGAGCAGCCTGCGCGCCACCCGCCAGGCGGCGGTGATCGCGCCGCGCGAGGACGCGCTGGTGGGCGCCCTGACGCCGACCGCCGACGCCCCCGAGAAAGGCATGTGGTCGCCGCTGGTCCCGTGGCCGGTGATGGCCGCGCATGCCACCTTGCTGCCCGACGGCCGGGTGCTGAGCTTCGGCACCCAGCCGCCCGACATCGAGCAGGCCGAGGCCCGCACCTTCGACGTCTGGACCCCGGCCCTCGGCCTGGTGCCCGAAGCGCACCGCACGGTGCCCAACCCGACCAAGGTGGACAGCTTCTGCACCGCCAGCACGATGGGGCCGGACGGCATGGTGCTGATGGTGGGTGGCGACAACCCTTCGCTCTACGCCACCACGCAGTGGGACCCCGACCGCGACCTGCTGCGGCTGCGCGCCGCCCAGCCGCAGCTGCCGCGCTACTACGCCACGCTGGTGCGCCTGGGCGACAACCGCATCCTGCTGCTGGGCGGCAACAACAAGCCGCGGCTGCCCGAGCTGTATGCCGAGACGCCGGAGGTCTTCACTGCCGCCACCGGCTGGCGCCTGCTGCGCGGTGCCAAGAGCAGCGAGCTGTTCGGCAAGTTCGACTCGCGCTGGTGGTACCCGCGCGCCTGGCTGGCGGCCGACGGCCGGGTGGTGGGCGTCTCCAACGACCGCCTGTGGCGGCTCGATCCGGCCGGCGATGGCCACATCGAGGCCCTCGGCGAGACCGGCCACCGCCTGGGCGTCAGCGGCACCGGGCTGATGTTCCGGCCCGGCAAGCTGCTGCTGCTGGGCGGCGGGCAGCTGAGCAATGTCGACCCTGCGCCGGCCACCGCGCAGGCCACCGTGGTCGACTTCACCGGCCCGCAGCCGCAGGTGATGCCGGTGGCGCCGATGGCGCATGCGCGCAACTGGGGCACGGCCGTGGTGCTGCCCGACGGGCAGGTGATGGTGACCAGCGGCACCAGTGTCGGCAACAACGGCGCCAAGGCGGTCTTCCCGGCCGAGCTGTGGCAGCCGGACAGCGGCCAGTGGCGGCTGCTGGCGCCGGCGGCCGAGCGGCGGCTCTACCACTCGCTGGCCATGCTGCTGCCCAGCGGCGCGGTGCTCAACGCCGGCGGTGGCTCGCCCGGGCCCATCTATGCACAGAACGCGCAGGTCTTCTTCCCGCCCTACTTCTTCCGGCGAGCGGCGGACGGGCAGGTGGTGTGGGCCGACCGGCCCGGCATCCGCAGCGTGCCGCCCTACTTCGGCTACGGACCGGCCAGCGACGGCCGGCTGCTGCTGCGTGACGCCCGCCGCATTGCCTCGGTCGCCCTGATCTCGGCCGGTGCGGTGACGCACAGCCACAGCACCGACATGCGCTATGTGCCGTTGCCCTTCAGCCAGCGCGGCCGGCAGTTGACGCTGCACCTGAGCCAGCTCGACAACCTGCGGGTGCCGCCGGGGCACTACCAGCTGCATGTGGTCGACACGCAGGGCGTGCCCTCGGCCGCGGCGGTGGTGGAGTTCCGCACCGAGCCGCGCAACATCGCCCCGCTGGGCAGCCCGAGCCAGTCCACCACCTGGAGCAGCGAGACGGTGGCCGGCCGCGCCATCGACGGCCGGCTGAGCGGCTTCACCGCCACCGGCGGCAAGGACGTAGCGCCCAGCTGGCGGCTGGACCTGCCGCAGAGCCGGCCGCTGTCGCAGATCAGCCTGTTCAACCGCCTGGGCTCCTGCGAGGCCACCGGCGACTGCCGCACGCGGCTGCGCGACATCACGGTGTCGGTGCTGGACGACGCCGGCACACCGGTGTGGACCTCGGCCCTGCTCAACCCGGAGAACGAGCTGGCCTCGCCCGACCGCTTGCACATCGACCTCACCGACCTGGCGGGCACCGCGGTGCGCGGCCGCAGCATCGTGGTGCGGCGCGAGCCGGACCCCGACCTGTCCGGCAGTGCCGGCCTGGGTGGCGAGGCCGAGCGCCGTGTGCTCTCGCTCACCGAGGTGCTGGTGGAGGAAGGCGCGCTGAACCTGGCCTTGCACCGCCCGGCCAGCCAGTCGAGCACCGCCGGCGGCGCGGTGGCGTCACGGGCCGTGGATGGTGGCCTGGGCGCCGAGCTGGCCGGCGGCAGCGTGACGCAAACCGCCTCGAGCCGCCAGCCGTGGTGGCAGGTGGACCTGGGCAGCGCGCAGGCGCTGAAGTCGATCCGGCTGTGGAACCGCTTCGACCCCTGCTGCGCCGGGCGGCTGGCCGATTTCCACGTGCTGCTGTCCGAGGCACCCTTCGGCAGTGACGACCTGGCGACCGAACGCCAGCGCCCGGGGGTGACCGACCTGTACGTGGCGTCGCTCGACGGCGAGCGCGCCATCGAGCTGGCCGTGCCGGGCCAGCGCAGTGCCCGCTACCTGCGGGTGTGGCTCAACGGCAGCGAGGCGCTGTCGCTCACCGAAGTGGAGGTGTTCGCGCCCTGA
- the sctT gene encoding type III secretion system export apparatus subunit SctT, producing MNEWLSRPLAIIQYGESLKSLMTLLALCSLRGYAAMLLMPPTADQSLQGIVRNGVALTFGLFIAWGQPLHVVEGIGTPMLLALLAKEALLGVLFGFAVSVVFWVAEGVGTLIDNQAGYNNAQQTNPLSGEQSTPVGNLVSQLAIAGFYLLGGMTVLAGLLFESFLWWPLDRLTPTWSTALEDFLAFQLTHYLTTVMKVAAPVLLVLVLIDMGFGLIGKTADKLEPNSLAQPVKGAVALLMLALLVALFFEQARPALGLKPLASELVRWLKAGAVP from the coding sequence GTGAACGAATGGTTGTCGCGCCCGCTGGCCATCATCCAGTACGGCGAATCGCTCAAGAGCCTGATGACGCTGCTGGCGCTGTGCAGCCTGCGCGGCTATGCCGCCATGCTGCTGATGCCGCCCACCGCCGACCAGAGCCTGCAGGGCATCGTGCGCAACGGCGTGGCCCTCACCTTCGGCCTGTTCATCGCCTGGGGCCAGCCGCTGCATGTGGTGGAGGGCATCGGCACGCCGATGCTGCTGGCCCTGCTGGCCAAGGAGGCGCTGCTGGGCGTGCTGTTCGGCTTCGCGGTGTCGGTGGTGTTCTGGGTGGCCGAGGGCGTGGGCACGCTGATCGACAACCAGGCCGGCTACAACAACGCGCAGCAGACCAACCCGCTCAGCGGCGAGCAGAGCACGCCGGTGGGCAACCTCGTCTCGCAGCTGGCGATCGCCGGGTTCTACCTGCTGGGCGGCATGACGGTGCTGGCCGGGCTGCTGTTCGAGTCGTTCCTGTGGTGGCCGCTGGACCGGCTGACGCCCACCTGGTCCACCGCGCTGGAGGACTTCCTGGCCTTCCAGCTGACGCACTACCTCACCACCGTGATGAAGGTGGCCGCGCCGGTGCTGCTGGTGCTGGTGCTGATCGACATGGGCTTCGGCCTGATCGGCAAGACGGCCGACAAGCTGGAGCCCAACAGCCTGGCCCAGCCAGTCAAGGGCGCGGTGGCGCTGCTGATGCTGGCGCTGCTGGTGGCCCTGTTCTTCGAGCAGGCCCGCCCGGCGCTCGGGCTCAAGCCACTGGCCAGCGAGCTGGTGCGCTGGCTGAAGGCCGGCGCGGTGCCGTAG